A single region of the Oncorhynchus kisutch isolate 150728-3 linkage group LG30, Okis_V2, whole genome shotgun sequence genome encodes:
- the rps8a gene encoding small ribosomal subunit protein eS8: protein MGISRDNWHKRRKTGGKRKPYHKKRKYELGRPPANTKIGPRRIHTVRTRGGNKKYRALRVDVGNFSWGSECCTRKTRLIDVVYNASNNELVRTKTLVKNCIVLVDSLPYRQWYEAHFATPLGRKKGAKLTPEEEEVINKKRSKKIQKKFDERKKNCKISPLLEEQFMQGKLLACIASKPGQCGRVDGYILEGKELEFYLRKIKAKKGK from the exons ATGG GTATCTCTAGGGACAACTGGCATAAACGCCGCAAGACCGGCGGCAAACGCAAACCCTACCACAAGAAGAGGAAGTATGAACTGGGTCGCCCCCCTGCAAACACAAAG ATTGGACCTCGCCGTATTCACACGGTGAGGACCCGCGGTGGCAACAAGAAGTACCGCGCTCTGAGGGTCGACGTGGGTAACTTCTCATGGGGCTCTGAGT GCTGCACTCGTAAGACCAGGCTCATTGATGTGGTGTACAACGCCTCCAACAACGAGTTGGTGAGAACCAAGACATTGGTGAAGAACTGCATCGTTCTCGTCGACAGCCTGCCTTACAGGCAGTGGTATGAGGCCCATTTCGCCACTCCTCTGGGACGCAAGAAGGGAGCCAAGCTG ACTcccgaggaggaagaggtgatcAACAAGAAGAGGTCGAAGAAGATTCAGAAGAAGTTTGACGAGCGTAAGAAGAACTGCAAGATCAGCCCTCTCCTGGAAGAACAGTTCATGCAGGGCAAACTCCTCG catgCATTGCCTCCAAGCCGGGCCAGTGCGGCAGGGTGGATGGCTACATTTTGGAGGGCAAGGAGCTGGAGTTCTACCTGAGGAAGATCAAGGCCAAGAAGGGCAAATAG
- the acadm gene encoding medium-chain specific acyl-CoA dehydrogenase, mitochondrial: MLFNKALRGGVQSVLRLQSTNAAAVAATSSQNAPSTGFCFEMTDQQKEFQELARKFSREEIVPVAAAYDRSGEYPFPIIKRAWELGLMNSHIPEDCGGMGLGIFDSCLITEELAYGCTGVQTAIEANSLGQMPVIIAGNDFQKKKYLGRMTEEPLMCAYGVTEPGAGSDVAGLKTRAEKKGDEYVVNGQKMWITNGGKANWYFLLARTDADPKCPTSKAFTGFIVDADSPGILVGRKELNMGQRCSDTRGITFEDVRIPKENVLIGEGAGFKIAMGAFDKTRPPVAAGATGLAQRALDEATGYALERKTFGKLIAEHQAVSFLLAEMAMKVELARMGWQRSAWEVDNGRRNTYYASIAKAFAGDIANQVASDAVQVFGGNGFNSEYPVEKLMRDAKIYQIYEGTAQIQRLIISREHFGRFKK, translated from the exons ATGCTTTTCAACAAG GCTCTGAGAGGGGGCGTGCAGTCTGTCCTGCGGCTCCAGAGTACCAATGCTGCAGCCGTGGCCGCTACCAGCTCTCAGAATGCTCCGTCAACAGGGTTCTGCTTTG AGATGACAGACCAGCAGAAAGAGTTCCAGGAGCTAGCCAGGAAGTTTTCCCGGGAGGAGATTGTCCCTGTTGCAGCAGCCTACGACAGGAGTGGAGAA TATCCTTTCCCCATCATCAAGAGAGCATGGGAGCTGGGTCTGATGAACTCTCACATTCCAGAGGACTGTGGTGGAATGGGTCTGGGCATATTTGACTCCTGCCTCATCACAGAAGAGCTGGCCTATGGTTGCACAGGAGTTCAGACTGCTATCGAAGCCAACTCTCTCGGT CAAATGCCAGTGATCATAGCCGGTAATGATTTCCAGAAGAAGAAGTACCTGGGCAGAATGACAGAGGAACCTCTCATGTGT GCGTACGGTGTGACGGAGCCTGGCGCGGGCTCTGACGTGGCGGGCCTGAAGACGCGGGCGGAGAAGAAAGGAGACGAGTACGTTGTTAACGGTCAGAAGATGTGGATCACCAACGGAGGCAAAGCCAactg GTATTTCCTGCTGGCCCGTACTGATGCTGACCCTAAGTGTCCAACCAGCAAGGCTTTCACAGGCTTCATCGTTGACGcagattcacctggaatactAGTCGGCAGGAAG gagtTGAACATGGGTCAGCGTTGTTCAGACACCAGAGGAATCACCTTTGAGGACGTCCGGATACCCAAGGAGAACGTTCTGATTGGAGAAGGAGCTGGCTTCAAGATTGCCATGGGAGCCTTCGACAAGACCAGACCACCA GTGGCAGCAGGCGCTACAGGTCTGGCTCAGAGAGCTCTGGATGAAGCCACTGGCTACGCTCTGGAGAGGAAGACCTTCGGGAAACTCATCGCTGAG CACCAGGCGGTGTCGTTCCTGTTGGCTGAGATGGCCATGAAGGTGGAGCTGGCCAGGATGGGCTGGCAGAGGTCAGCGTGGGAGGTTGACAACGGGAGGAGGAACACCTACTACGCCTCCATCGCTAAGGCATTCGCTGGAGACATCGCCAACCAGGTGGCCAGCGACGCCGTGCAGGTGTTTGGAGGAAACGGCTTCAACTCTGAATACCCCGTAGAGAAACTGATGAGGGATGCCAAGATCTACCAG ATCTATGAAGGCACAGCCCAGATCCAGAGGCTAATCATCTCCCGTGAACACTTCGGTAGGTTCAAGAAATGA